The following are encoded together in the Humulus lupulus chromosome 5, drHumLupu1.1, whole genome shotgun sequence genome:
- the LOC133778600 gene encoding uncharacterized protein LOC133778600 isoform X2, which yields MLNTLVGFFNKISLEEMLSLDHKKPTNHTKEIIYRDELSKKKNKKPKNGISNSYYSSLEIKEPLIKKNPSKETICTTITTTKSQVCSEEENKGVVRVKVTMTKQEAARLLSKCKEGGKLEFKDVAQELEKIPVNRVSVDLSPLPTSSYGGRKVLQSIPEE from the exons atgttgaacACTTTGGTGGGTTTCTTCAACAAAATTTCACTAGAAGAAATGTTATCACTAGACCACAAAAAACCAACCAATCACACCAAAGAAATCATATACAGAGATGAGTTGAgtaagaagaagaacaagaaaCCAAAGAATGGAATAAGCAACTCTTATTATTCTTCCTTGGAGATTAAAGAGCCCTTGATCAAGAAAAACCCATCCAAAGAAACCATATGTACTACAATTACTACTACTAAGAGCCAGGTTTGTTCAGAAGAAGAGAACAAAGGAGTTGTGAGAGTGAAAGTTACCATGACAAAACAAGAAGCTGCTAGGCTTTTATCCAAGTGCAAAGAAGGAGGAAAGCTTGAGTTCAAGGATGTTGCCCAAGAGCTTGAGAAAATTCCAGTCAATAGGGTTTCAGTTGATCTTTCTCCACTCCCTACTTCTAGCTATGGTGGAAGAAAAGTTCTTCAGAGTATTCCTGAAGAG TAG
- the LOC133778600 gene encoding uncharacterized protein LOC133778600 isoform X1, translating into MLNTLVGFFNKISLEEMLSLDHKKPTNHTKEIIYRDELSKKKNKKPKNGISNSYYSSLEIKEPLIKKNPSKETICTTITTTKSQVCSEEENKGVVRVKVTMTKQEAARLLSKCKEGGKLEFKDVAQELEKIPVNRVSVDLSPLPTSSYGGRKVLQSIPEEL; encoded by the coding sequence atgttgaacACTTTGGTGGGTTTCTTCAACAAAATTTCACTAGAAGAAATGTTATCACTAGACCACAAAAAACCAACCAATCACACCAAAGAAATCATATACAGAGATGAGTTGAgtaagaagaagaacaagaaaCCAAAGAATGGAATAAGCAACTCTTATTATTCTTCCTTGGAGATTAAAGAGCCCTTGATCAAGAAAAACCCATCCAAAGAAACCATATGTACTACAATTACTACTACTAAGAGCCAGGTTTGTTCAGAAGAAGAGAACAAAGGAGTTGTGAGAGTGAAAGTTACCATGACAAAACAAGAAGCTGCTAGGCTTTTATCCAAGTGCAAAGAAGGAGGAAAGCTTGAGTTCAAGGATGTTGCCCAAGAGCTTGAGAAAATTCCAGTCAATAGGGTTTCAGTTGATCTTTCTCCACTCCCTACTTCTAGCTATGGTGGAAGAAAAGTTCTTCAGAGTATTCCTGAAGAGCTTTAG